In Apus apus isolate bApuApu2 chromosome 25, bApuApu2.pri.cur, whole genome shotgun sequence, the following proteins share a genomic window:
- the LOC127394522 gene encoding ras-related protein Rab-18-B-like encodes MDAAGLTLKLILVGDSAVGKSSLLLRFTDGTFEPCLKPTIGVDFKVKKMVVDGRAVQLAIWDTAGQECFRTLTPSYYRGAQGVVLVYDVTRKDTFVGLESWLNEMEIYTAKSNTVKMLVGNKTDQPDREVERREGLQFARKHSLLFIETSAKTQDGVQHAFEELVIKILQTPGLWDKCAEKQSLQLMESSTHRDKSSCGAYCSLS; translated from the exons ATGGACGCTGCAGGCCTCACCCTGAAGCTTATTCTGGTCGGAGACAGCGCCGTGGGGAAGTCCAG cctcctgctGAGGTTCACTGACGGGACGTTTGAACCATGCCTGAAACCCACCATCG GTGTTGAttttaaagtgaagaaaatggTGGTAGACGGCCGTGCAGTACAGCTTGCAATATGG gACACCGCAGGACAGGAGTGCTTTAGAACACTGACTCCCAGTTATTACCGAGGAGCTCAAGGGGTTGTTTTAG TGTATGATGTTACAAGAAAAGACACTTTCGTAGGACTAGAGAGCTGGCTGAATGAGATGGAAATTTATACCGCCAAAAGCAACACTGTGAAGATGTTAGTTGGCAATAAAACTGATCAG cctgatcgTGAAgtagagagaagagaaggactCCAGTTTGCTAGGAAACACTCACTGCTTTTTATAG AGACCAGTGCCAAGACTCAGGATGGAGTGCAACATGCCTTTGAGGAACTAGTCATAAAGATCCTGCAGACACCAGGTCTTTGGGATAAATGCGCAGAGAAGCAGAGTCTCCAGCTAATGGAATCTTCAACACATCGGGATAAAAGTTCATGTGGTGCATACTGTTCACTTTCTTAA